A genomic region of Bacteroidota bacterium contains the following coding sequences:
- a CDS encoding YegP family protein encodes MPARFELKKTEAGKFMFNLKAGNGEIILTSQGYADKAGAMNGIQSVKAHAMRFDNFEQKVAGNSQPYFTLNASNGQVIGKSEMYSSNSAMKNGIDSVMRNAAKAEIVEIG; translated from the coding sequence ATGCCAGCAAGATTCGAACTGAAGAAAACAGAAGCCGGAAAGTTCATGTTCAACCTCAAGGCGGGCAACGGTGAGATTATTCTCACAAGTCAGGGTTATGCCGACAAAGCAGGCGCAATGAACGGCATCCAATCGGTGAAAGCACACGCAATGAGGTTCGATAACTTCGAACAGAAAGTCGCAGGCAACTCACAGCCGTACTTCACTCTGAACGCCTCGAACGGACAAGTCATTGGCAAGAGTGAAATGTACTCCTCGAATTCTGCCATGAAGAACGGGATCGACTCCGTTATGAGAAATGCCGCCAAAGCGGAAATCGTTGAGATTGGCTAA
- the fni gene encoding type 2 isopentenyl-diphosphate Delta-isomerase — MPRRTRSTPSRKQQHVALTLSKDVGFKFKSTGLEQLEFVHNALPELNLSDVDTSAQFLGKSLAAPFMVSCMTGGYKDAQTINRRLAEVCQSERIAMGVGSQRQALEDTQYHRTFSVVREVAPSIPIVGNIGAAEVAMMSTADAARRLVELIRADGFAVHLNPLQEFLQPEGSTNFLGVLRGIEMLVRDLPVPVLVKEIGAGISADVAQRLLNAGVQYIDVAGAGGTSWAGVETLRSTNKPFASKFWDWGIPTATAIRNVAELKSRIAFSLIASGGIASGSDAAKCIALGADLVGSARPMLKTLQEEGSRGLQRLVATWINELKGIMFLTGCATVKNLQHATLVRYA; from the coding sequence ATGCCCCGACGAACACGTTCCACCCCGTCACGCAAACAACAGCATGTTGCACTCACGCTGAGCAAAGACGTCGGGTTCAAGTTCAAATCGACAGGGCTTGAACAACTGGAATTCGTTCATAACGCGCTTCCCGAGTTGAACCTCAGCGACGTGGACACATCGGCGCAGTTCCTCGGAAAATCGCTTGCGGCTCCGTTCATGGTTTCCTGCATGACGGGCGGATACAAGGATGCGCAGACAATCAACCGGCGGCTTGCCGAGGTCTGTCAAAGCGAACGTATTGCGATGGGCGTCGGCAGCCAGCGGCAGGCGCTGGAAGACACACAATACCACCGGACGTTCAGCGTTGTGCGTGAGGTCGCTCCCTCGATCCCGATCGTTGGCAATATCGGGGCTGCGGAAGTTGCGATGATGTCAACCGCAGACGCGGCACGACGGCTTGTCGAGCTTATCCGGGCCGACGGTTTTGCTGTTCATCTTAATCCTCTGCAGGAATTTCTCCAGCCCGAAGGAAGCACGAATTTCCTGGGCGTGTTGCGGGGCATCGAGATGCTCGTACGGGATCTGCCCGTTCCCGTTCTTGTCAAGGAAATCGGTGCCGGCATTTCTGCGGATGTAGCTCAACGCCTTCTCAACGCAGGCGTTCAATACATTGATGTTGCAGGAGCCGGCGGAACAAGCTGGGCCGGAGTGGAAACGCTGCGAAGCACCAACAAGCCGTTCGCTTCAAAGTTCTGGGATTGGGGAATTCCCACGGCAACGGCAATCCGTAACGTTGCGGAATTGAAATCCCGCATAGCATTTTCCCTTATTGCTTCCGGCGGGATTGCCTCGGGAAGTGACGCTGCGAAGTGCATCGCTCTTGGAGCTGATCTCGTCGGTTCCGCCCGGCCAATGCTGAAAACTCTGCAAGAAGAAGGATCCCGCGGATTGCAGCGGCTGGTTGCAACCTGGATCAACGAACTCAAAGGTATCATGTTCCTTACGGGTTGTGCAACGGTCAAGAATCTTCAGCATGCAACGCTCGTGAGGTATGCATGA
- a CDS encoding bifunctional phosphoglucose/phosphomannose isomerase, translating to MTLDDIRRVDPSGMYDLIKGFPGQVEEAVAIGKKTSIKLNIGSIEHIVLCGLGGSAIGGDLLRTFLADELKVPFIINRNYTLPEFVGTNSLVIVSSYSGNTEETNACHKEAIKRRAKILCISSGGLVEKMAKKHKQPHIKVPSGPSPRAALGYSFFPLLIALAKLKLIHNKDRDIRETIAMLKTKAAGYANPESVVNEPLRLARQLHSRIGVVYSATERLDAINTRWRGQIAENAKSLAWGHVVPEMNHNELVGWKVLREQMREMQVIFLRDKEDHKQVTMRLDITKQILIEYTQHIIEVWTEGKSRLTRMFSLIHLGDWMSFYLAILNDEDPMPVKVIDFLKHELSNVR from the coding sequence ATGACACTTGATGATATTCGCCGCGTCGACCCGAGCGGCATGTACGACCTTATCAAAGGATTTCCCGGACAAGTGGAAGAAGCCGTTGCCATCGGCAAGAAAACTTCGATCAAGCTGAATATTGGTTCCATTGAGCATATTGTTCTTTGCGGTCTCGGCGGATCGGCGATCGGCGGCGATCTTCTCCGGACGTTCCTCGCCGATGAGCTCAAGGTTCCGTTCATCATCAACCGCAACTACACGCTTCCGGAATTTGTCGGCACGAACTCTCTTGTGATTGTCTCAAGCTATTCGGGCAATACCGAAGAGACGAATGCCTGTCACAAAGAGGCAATCAAGCGGCGGGCGAAGATTCTCTGCATTTCCTCCGGCGGATTGGTAGAGAAAATGGCAAAGAAACACAAGCAGCCGCACATCAAGGTTCCGAGCGGGCCGTCCCCGCGCGCCGCATTGGGGTATTCGTTCTTTCCGCTTCTCATTGCGCTGGCAAAGCTCAAGCTGATTCACAACAAGGACCGGGATATTCGTGAAACGATCGCTATGCTCAAAACGAAGGCCGCCGGATATGCAAATCCCGAATCGGTGGTGAACGAACCTCTGCGGCTTGCCCGCCAACTCCATTCCCGTATCGGTGTTGTCTATTCAGCGACGGAGCGGCTGGACGCAATCAATACACGGTGGCGGGGGCAAATCGCCGAAAATGCCAAGTCACTCGCCTGGGGACATGTTGTGCCGGAGATGAATCATAACGAACTGGTCGGCTGGAAGGTGCTGAGGGAACAGATGCGTGAGATGCAGGTGATCTTCCTTCGCGACAAGGAGGATCATAAACAGGTCACGATGCGTCTCGACATTACAAAGCAAATTCTCATCGAGTACACGCAGCACATCATCGAAGTCTGGACAGAGGGAAAGTCCCGTCTCACCCGGATGTTTTCCCTGATTCATCTCGGCGATTGGATGAGTTTCTACCTCGCCATTCTGAATGATGAAGATCCTATGCCGGTAAAGGTTATCGATTTTCTGAAGCACGAACTAAGCAACGTCCGATAG
- a CDS encoding polyprenyl synthetase family protein produces the protein MTGHQRRYNALRFVVDNRLRGLVKGNSPREVKDACRFVLSAGGKRVRSTLLLLSCEAVGGTIRDAVDGGAAVELMHNFTLVHDDIMDNAPSRRGRPTVHTKWNVNTALLVGDILLGLAYKQALKARVQNPAHCIDVFTKGLLDVCEGQAMDLEFERRMDVSVRDYFRMIEKKTARLISTSTELGGIIGGGTRRQIESLRMFGHYLGRAFQLQDDLLDVIGKEKDFGKTIGGDIIEGKRTFLLLKALEESRGGDRSYLMQVMKRRLSSPVFSVEERRNEVRRIADIYRATGVIEAARVRVRRDTQRAEEALRILPRCRAKETLLWFSQMLLMRKV, from the coding sequence ATGACCGGCCATCAGCGGCGATACAACGCCCTGCGCTTTGTTGTCGACAACCGCTTGCGCGGACTGGTGAAGGGTAATAGCCCGCGGGAAGTGAAAGATGCGTGCCGGTTTGTTCTTTCGGCGGGAGGGAAGCGCGTTCGTTCGACACTCCTTCTCCTCTCGTGCGAAGCGGTCGGCGGAACTATCCGGGACGCGGTTGATGGCGGTGCCGCGGTCGAGTTGATGCACAATTTCACACTTGTGCACGATGATATTATGGACAATGCGCCTTCGCGACGAGGGCGTCCGACCGTTCACACAAAGTGGAATGTAAATACTGCCCTGCTCGTCGGCGATATTTTGTTGGGACTCGCGTACAAACAGGCGCTGAAGGCCCGGGTACAGAACCCTGCACACTGCATTGATGTTTTCACGAAAGGTCTGCTCGATGTATGCGAAGGGCAGGCGATGGATCTGGAGTTTGAGCGGCGAATGGATGTTTCTGTTCGCGACTACTTCAGGATGATAGAAAAGAAGACGGCAAGGCTGATTTCGACTTCAACGGAACTCGGCGGTATCATCGGCGGGGGGACGAGGAGGCAGATCGAATCGCTGAGGATGTTCGGACACTATCTCGGCCGTGCATTCCAGCTTCAGGACGATCTGCTTGACGTGATTGGCAAGGAGAAGGATTTCGGAAAAACCATTGGTGGCGATATTATCGAAGGAAAGCGGACATTTCTTCTTCTCAAGGCACTTGAAGAATCACGGGGCGGCGATCGTTCATATCTGATGCAAGTGATGAAGCGCAGATTATCTTCCCCTGTGTTCAGTGTAGAGGAACGCAGGAATGAAGTCCGTCGAATTGCCGACATCTATCGTGCAACAGGCGTAATCGAAGCCGCCCGTGTGCGTGTTCGCCGCGACACGCAGCGGGCAGAGGAAGCCTTGCGAATACTGCCGCGGTGCCGGGCAAAGGAAACCCTGCTGTGGTTCTCCCAGATGTTGCTGATGAGAAAAGTTTGA
- the gcvP gene encoding aminomethyl-transferring glycine dehydrogenase: protein MNSFTFKEEEFRTRHIGPNEQETRQMLDAIGVASLDELVVQTVPAAIHSRSPLQLPGAVTEHQFLNNLAELAKRNKLFKSYIGMGYYDCITPPVILRNILENPGWYTQYTPYQPEIAQGRLEALLNYQTMVADLTKMDVANASLLDEATAAAEAMSMLHGIVSKYPGKEHANKFFVSDTVLPQTVDVLKTRAGAVGIELEFGSYTNTRLDESCFGALLQYPAQDGGVRDYHDFIQMAHDVGALVVVAADLLSLVLLTPPGEFGADVVVGSAQRFGVPMGYGGPHAAFMATRNEYIRYMPGRIIGVSIDANGNKAYRMTLQTREQHIRREKATSNICTAQALLAIMAGAYAAYHGPEGLKRIARNVHGLTVALEKALSKLGFEQANAEYFDTLRVKVGSAVRIKAIAEAQQVNFRYIDENTIGISLDETTTAADVEAIISILAEAAEIKYQPNGTDSLFDGIGVSYPAPFARSGKFLTHPVFNSYHSETEMMRYLKSLENKDLSLVHSMIPLGSCTMKLNAAAELIPITWKEFGKMHPFVPLYQAKGYRDVFRSLEQQLCAVTGFAAASLQPNSGAQGEYAGLMVIRAYHADRNELHRNVALIPQSAHGTNPASAVLAGMKVVVVKTDARGNIEVGDLKAKAEEHSKNLAALMVTYPSTHGVFEEAIQEICSIIHNHGGLVYMDGANLNAQVGLTSPATIGADVCHINLHKTFSIPHGGGGPGMGPICVAEHLAPYLPGHPVVKTGGEKAITAVSATPWGSASIVLISYAYITMLGREGVTAATKYAILNANYLKAKLEKQFKVLYEGKNGRVAHEFILDTREFKNSAGVEVEDIGKRLMDYGFHAPTVSFPVAGTLMIEPTESESKAELDRFAEAMLSIRKEIQEIIDGKADKTDNVLKNAPHTAQEALSETWNHKYTRYKAVYPLPYLRKNKFWPAVARVNNSYGDRNIMCACPPVEEYEEETAQITK from the coding sequence AAAGCGCAACAAGCTGTTCAAATCGTACATCGGCATGGGGTATTACGATTGCATTACGCCGCCGGTGATTCTCCGGAATATTCTGGAAAACCCCGGATGGTACACACAGTACACGCCGTACCAGCCGGAGATTGCGCAGGGGAGACTCGAAGCGTTACTGAACTATCAGACGATGGTTGCCGACCTGACGAAAATGGATGTGGCAAACGCCTCGCTGCTCGATGAAGCAACCGCCGCCGCCGAAGCGATGAGCATGCTGCACGGCATCGTCTCGAAATATCCCGGGAAGGAACACGCAAACAAGTTCTTCGTCTCCGATACGGTCCTTCCGCAAACGGTGGATGTGCTGAAAACACGCGCAGGGGCCGTCGGGATTGAGTTGGAATTCGGCAGCTACACAAACACGCGGCTGGATGAATCTTGCTTTGGCGCGTTGCTGCAATATCCCGCGCAAGATGGCGGCGTGCGTGACTATCATGATTTCATTCAGATGGCGCATGATGTCGGGGCGCTTGTGGTCGTCGCGGCGGATTTGCTGAGTCTCGTGCTGCTGACGCCTCCTGGAGAATTCGGCGCCGATGTCGTGGTCGGCTCGGCGCAGCGTTTCGGCGTGCCGATGGGATACGGCGGACCTCATGCCGCGTTCATGGCAACGCGCAATGAGTACATCCGCTATATGCCGGGGCGTATCATCGGCGTTTCGATTGACGCCAACGGAAACAAAGCCTATCGCATGACACTGCAAACACGCGAACAGCATATCCGCCGCGAGAAGGCTACCTCCAACATCTGTACCGCGCAGGCGTTGCTTGCCATTATGGCCGGCGCGTACGCCGCGTATCACGGTCCCGAAGGACTCAAGCGCATCGCCCGCAACGTGCACGGATTGACAGTCGCTCTTGAAAAGGCATTGTCAAAACTCGGCTTCGAGCAAGCTAACGCGGAGTATTTCGACACGCTCCGCGTGAAAGTAGGTTCCGCAGTTCGTATCAAGGCAATTGCCGAAGCACAGCAAGTCAACTTCCGCTATATCGACGAGAATACGATCGGGATTTCGCTTGATGAGACAACAACTGCTGCTGATGTCGAGGCAATTATATCAATTCTTGCCGAGGCGGCCGAGATCAAGTATCAGCCGAACGGAACAGACTCTCTGTTCGACGGAATAGGAGTTTCCTATCCGGCGCCGTTTGCACGAAGCGGCAAGTTCCTGACGCATCCGGTGTTCAATTCGTATCACTCCGAAACGGAGATGATGCGTTATTTGAAATCGTTGGAGAACAAAGATCTCTCGCTTGTTCATTCGATGATTCCCCTCGGCTCGTGCACGATGAAACTGAATGCCGCCGCCGAGTTGATACCGATAACGTGGAAGGAATTCGGCAAGATGCATCCTTTCGTCCCTCTCTATCAAGCAAAGGGATACAGGGATGTGTTCCGCTCTCTTGAACAACAACTCTGCGCTGTTACGGGATTTGCAGCGGCATCACTGCAGCCGAACTCCGGCGCGCAAGGAGAGTATGCGGGCTTGATGGTGATACGCGCCTATCATGCCGACCGGAACGAGTTGCATCGCAACGTTGCCCTCATCCCCCAATCGGCACACGGCACAAATCCCGCAAGCGCGGTACTGGCGGGAATGAAAGTGGTTGTTGTGAAAACGGATGCACGCGGAAATATCGAGGTGGGTGACCTGAAAGCCAAGGCGGAAGAACACAGCAAGAATCTTGCAGCTTTGATGGTAACGTACCCTTCGACGCACGGTGTGTTTGAAGAAGCGATTCAGGAAATCTGCTCCATCATCCACAACCACGGCGGACTCGTGTACATGGACGGCGCAAACCTGAATGCACAAGTCGGATTGACGAGTCCGGCAACAATCGGAGCGGACGTTTGCCATATCAATCTGCATAAAACCTTCAGCATACCGCACGGCGGCGGCGGACCGGGCATGGGACCCATCTGCGTTGCGGAGCATCTCGCACCATACCTTCCGGGACATCCTGTCGTGAAGACGGGGGGAGAGAAGGCAATCACCGCCGTCTCGGCAACGCCGTGGGGCAGCGCGAGTATTGTGCTGATTTCGTACGCCTACATCACGATGTTGGGGAGAGAAGGCGTAACCGCGGCAACAAAGTACGCCATCTTGAACGCCAACTATCTGAAAGCGAAGCTCGAGAAGCAGTTCAAGGTATTGTATGAAGGAAAGAACGGCCGTGTAGCGCACGAGTTCATTCTCGACACACGCGAGTTCAAGAACAGCGCCGGAGTCGAGGTGGAAGACATCGGCAAGCGCCTGATGGATTACGGCTTTCATGCGCCGACCGTCTCGTTCCCCGTTGCCGGCACATTGATGATCGAGCCGACCGAAAGCGAATCGAAAGCCGAACTCGACCGCTTTGCCGAAGCAATGCTTTCCATCAGGAAAGAGATTCAGGAAATCATTGACGGCAAGGCGGATAAGACGGACAACGTACTGAAGAACGCCCCGCACACCGCACAGGAGGCGTTGAGCGAAACATGGAATCACAAATATACGCGCTACAAGGCCGTGTACCCGCTCCCCTACTTGCGCAAGAACAAGTTCTGGCCTGCAGTTGCCCGCGTCAACAACTCGTACGGCGACAGGAATATCATGTGTGCATGTCCGCCGGTGGAGGAGTACGAGGAAGAGACGGCTCAAATAACCAAGTGA
- the ptsP gene encoding phosphoenolpyruvate--protein phosphotransferase: MITEEGKSKEVILTGIAASPGIAIGSAYLYSKVVPKVSPRSLADNEVDAELQRLQDALARSEKELQKIHSFAEQKLGAQSARIFEAQIMILQDSVLMGAIRNRIRNEKKNAEYLVFDEVDKYRRIMSDSADEYIQERAHDVDDVMNRIIRNILDRKLFSRLEGESLIVSESLTPADTVIFSRNQILGYATDFGGFTSHAALLSRSLKIPAVLGLRTATKHIKTGDCIALDGYGGALIIHPSDETIESLRRKEQRLKEFDKKLEGIANLPAETLDHKRYELSANLELQDEVEYAIQQGSQGIGLYRTEGQLMGRQSFPSEDEQAAEYTAIAEQMFPHPVMLRTFDIGGDKMSPVPLKEENPFLGWRGIRVSLDRPEMFLDQLRAILRASAKKNVRMLLPMVSKIGEVRKAKEFLKQAQHDLTLRRCPFDKNMRLGVMIEVPSAAVLAEELAREADFLSIGTNDLIQYLLAVDRGNSMVASLYQEFNPAVIRTVKSIIDAGHKHGKWVGMCGEMAGNPIATILLVGLGLDEFSVAPPILPEIKKIIRSIKFKDARKIADKVLTLPTEYEIKEYLAAIVKEKLPDMPVEALDTSQDKLYVPSPKPL; the protein is encoded by the coding sequence ATGATTACTGAAGAAGGAAAAAGCAAAGAAGTTATCCTGACCGGCATTGCCGCTTCTCCCGGTATTGCTATCGGCTCAGCATATCTGTACAGCAAAGTTGTTCCGAAAGTGTCGCCGCGTTCGCTTGCAGACAATGAAGTCGATGCAGAACTTCAGAGACTTCAGGATGCCCTCGCTCGCTCGGAAAAAGAACTCCAGAAAATCCACTCGTTTGCGGAGCAGAAGTTGGGGGCGCAAAGCGCAAGAATCTTCGAAGCGCAGATCATGATCCTACAGGATTCCGTACTGATGGGAGCCATCAGGAATCGGATACGAAATGAGAAGAAGAACGCCGAGTATCTTGTCTTTGACGAAGTCGATAAATACCGCCGCATCATGTCGGATTCGGCAGACGAGTATATTCAGGAACGGGCGCATGATGTTGATGATGTGATGAACAGAATTATCCGCAACATACTCGACCGAAAACTCTTCTCGCGTCTGGAGGGCGAATCGTTGATTGTCTCTGAGTCGCTGACGCCGGCAGATACAGTCATCTTCAGCAGAAATCAAATTCTCGGCTACGCAACGGATTTCGGAGGATTTACCTCGCACGCCGCGTTGCTTTCCCGCTCGCTCAAAATACCCGCGGTGTTGGGGCTCAGGACGGCAACCAAACATATCAAGACCGGGGACTGCATTGCACTGGACGGGTACGGCGGCGCACTCATTATTCATCCCTCCGATGAGACAATCGAAAGTCTCAGGCGCAAAGAGCAGCGACTGAAGGAGTTCGACAAGAAGCTGGAAGGCATTGCCAACCTTCCCGCTGAAACGCTCGACCACAAACGCTACGAACTTTCTGCAAATCTTGAGTTGCAGGACGAGGTGGAGTATGCAATTCAACAAGGATCGCAGGGTATCGGACTCTATCGCACCGAAGGCCAGTTGATGGGGCGGCAATCATTTCCGTCGGAAGACGAGCAAGCCGCAGAATACACTGCCATTGCCGAGCAAATGTTTCCGCATCCGGTTATGCTCCGCACGTTCGATATCGGCGGCGACAAGATGTCACCGGTTCCGCTCAAGGAAGAAAATCCGTTCCTTGGCTGGCGTGGTATCCGTGTTTCGCTCGACAGGCCGGAGATGTTTCTTGACCAGTTGCGTGCAATACTTCGCGCAAGCGCAAAAAAGAACGTCCGCATGCTTCTGCCGATGGTGTCGAAGATCGGTGAAGTCCGGAAGGCGAAGGAATTCCTCAAGCAAGCGCAGCACGATCTGACTCTCCGCCGTTGCCCGTTCGACAAGAATATGAGACTCGGCGTGATGATTGAAGTTCCTTCGGCTGCAGTGCTTGCGGAAGAACTCGCCCGCGAGGCCGACTTCCTGAGCATCGGTACAAACGATCTGATCCAATATCTGCTGGCGGTCGATCGCGGGAATAGCATGGTGGCCTCATTGTATCAGGAATTTAATCCTGCTGTAATTCGTACCGTCAAATCCATTATCGACGCAGGGCATAAACACGGGAAGTGGGTTGGTATGTGCGGGGAGATGGCGGGCAATCCCATAGCAACGATTTTGCTTGTGGGGTTGGGGTTGGATGAGTTCAGCGTTGCCCCTCCTATTCTCCCCGAAATCAAGAAGATTATCCGCTCGATCAAGTTCAAGGATGCCAGGAAAATTGCCGACAAGGTTTTGACACTCCCGACGGAATACGAAATCAAAGAATACCTTGCGGCGATTGTAAAAGAAAAATTGCCCGATATGCCTGTGGAGGCGCTTGATACATCGCAGGACAAGTTGTATGTACCGTCGCCCAAGCCGTTATAG
- the rnc gene encoding ribonuclease III, whose amino-acid sequence MGWLKELREKFFPSASGGLNKDSSGGDESIILPPVNIKGLEQALQHKIRNAGYFVQALVHRSYLQQTNQHGESNERLEFLGDSILNLIVGEYLYRHFPSADEGELTKVRSRLVNRKALVAFSKSINLSSFILMSHSAQQSMGKGSDTIVADTYEAIIAAVYLDGGFDAAKKFVERQLVEALENRTVITSDENYKSMLLEFAQAHGLGVPRYTIVREEGPDHDRTFTVEVSLNGKKSGTGTGKNKKEAEQLAASRALEKLQKK is encoded by the coding sequence ATGGGGTGGCTGAAGGAACTTCGCGAGAAGTTCTTCCCGTCCGCATCCGGCGGACTGAACAAAGACTCTTCGGGGGGAGACGAGTCCATCATCCTCCCTCCTGTCAACATCAAAGGGCTCGAACAAGCCTTGCAGCATAAGATCCGCAACGCGGGATATTTCGTGCAGGCGCTTGTGCATCGCTCTTACCTCCAGCAAACCAACCAGCACGGAGAGTCGAACGAGCGGCTCGAGTTTTTGGGCGATTCGATTCTCAACCTGATCGTGGGCGAATATTTGTACCGCCACTTCCCTTCTGCAGACGAAGGCGAGCTGACGAAAGTCCGTTCACGGCTCGTCAACCGCAAAGCGCTTGTGGCGTTTTCGAAGAGCATCAATCTTTCCAGCTTCATTCTGATGAGTCATAGCGCGCAGCAATCCATGGGCAAAGGCTCGGACACGATCGTTGCCGATACGTACGAAGCAATTATTGCCGCCGTGTATCTTGACGGTGGATTTGATGCGGCAAAGAAATTCGTCGAGCGGCAGCTTGTGGAGGCGCTGGAAAACAGAACCGTCATTACCTCCGACGAGAACTACAAGAGCATGCTGCTTGAGTTTGCGCAAGCACACGGACTCGGCGTTCCGCGCTACACGATTGTGAGGGAAGAAGGCCCCGACCACGACCGGACGTTCACGGTTGAAGTCTCGCTCAACGGAAAGAAGAGCGGCACAGGCACGGGCAAGAACAAGAAGGAAGCCGAGCAACTCGCCGCAAGCAGGGCGTTAGAGAAGCTCCAGAAGAAGTAG
- a CDS encoding 16S rRNA (uracil(1498)-N(3))-methyltransferase: MEYFYTHPSNISSGLLTIDGEEFLHLTHVMRKKAGDDITVVDGNGNAYRSTISEVSKRSAQCAIRQHIPRLHEPTVDVTLAVGILKNPSRFDVLVEKATELGVNRIVPLLSERTIPRHAKTDRWQKIAIAAMKQSGRCVLPRIDPLVSFNDFIGTQTVGTKLIAHEKTDVAIRTAGFASSIVILIGPEGGFTDEEVSAALHHSFSLMSLGARRLRTETAAIVAVSRYVS, translated from the coding sequence ATGGAGTACTTCTACACACATCCCTCCAACATTTCTTCCGGCCTCCTGACGATTGACGGCGAAGAGTTCCTTCATCTCACGCACGTTATGCGCAAAAAAGCGGGTGATGACATTACTGTTGTCGATGGCAATGGAAACGCCTATCGTTCCACTATCTCGGAAGTGTCAAAGCGATCCGCACAATGCGCAATCCGTCAACATATTCCTCGCTTGCATGAGCCAACTGTTGATGTCACGCTCGCCGTCGGCATCCTGAAAAATCCCTCACGGTTCGATGTTCTTGTCGAGAAGGCGACGGAGTTGGGCGTTAACCGGATTGTCCCTCTTCTCAGCGAACGAACAATTCCGCGTCACGCAAAGACTGACCGTTGGCAGAAGATTGCCATCGCGGCAATGAAACAGTCCGGGCGGTGTGTCCTTCCCCGAATAGATCCACTCGTCTCGTTCAATGATTTTATCGGAACCCAAACGGTGGGAACAAAACTTATCGCTCATGAAAAGACAGATGTCGCAATCCGCACTGCCGGATTCGCGTCTTCAATTGTCATTCTCATCGGACCCGAAGGCGGATTCACAGATGAAGAAGTTTCCGCGGCTTTGCATCATAGCTTCAGCCTGATGAGCCTCGGTGCCCGACGTCTCAGGACAGAAACAGCAGCAATTGTTGCTGTGAGCAGATACGTTTCCTGA
- a CDS encoding HPr family phosphocarrier protein translates to MVQVTVTVRNRAGMHTRPAAALVKTAARFQSEFTICKDGMEINGKSIIGVMTLAAEQGSTLDLRFEGEDEVQARDAVVSLFERGFDEQ, encoded by the coding sequence ATGGTACAAGTCACCGTCACCGTACGAAACCGTGCCGGGATGCACACGAGGCCGGCGGCCGCTCTGGTCAAGACTGCTGCGCGGTTCCAATCCGAATTTACGATTTGCAAAGACGGCATGGAAATTAACGGCAAGAGCATCATCGGTGTCATGACGCTGGCGGCTGAACAGGGATCGACGCTTGATTTGCGCTTTGAGGGTGAGGATGAAGTGCAGGCGCGCGATGCCGTCGTCAGTTTATTTGAACGCGGATTCGATGAACAATGA